Proteins from a genomic interval of Sphingobacterium sp. SYP-B4668:
- a CDS encoding glycoside hydrolase family 88/105 protein translates to MSKNVIRLLIAHVLLSFLIVQNAHSQSYDLKHFPKGSQPKEIGIKLTERYLETPHSHWGYINSKHKTTLISYPDVCVWLGGLWFTKAIKDEGLYGRLVDRFEPLFTTEKHLVPSMRPKDHNVVDFYVFGALPLELYKVNRDAKYLDLGMKYADGQWILPENPNQTEKKWHDEGYSWQTRIWIDDMFMITAVQAQAYLTTGDEKYIDRAAREMVLYLDRIQRENGLFYHAPGTPFFWSRGNGWMAVGMAEMLRMLPKNNQYRPRIEAAYAKMMETLLRYQAYDGMWGQIIDDPNSWKETSGTAMFTYAMVTGVKNGWLDKKIYGAAARKAWLSLLTYLNEDNNIRNVCEGTGAKNDYQYYLDRKKLTGDLHGQAALLWCAYALASDSKGK, encoded by the coding sequence ATGTACTACTATCTTTTCTAATCGTTCAAAATGCACATTCACAAAGCTATGATCTGAAACATTTTCCAAAAGGAAGTCAGCCCAAAGAAATCGGAATCAAACTTACAGAGCGGTATCTAGAAACGCCCCACTCTCACTGGGGTTATATAAATTCAAAACACAAAACTACACTGATTAGCTATCCTGATGTATGTGTATGGTTGGGTGGATTATGGTTTACGAAAGCTATTAAGGACGAGGGGCTGTACGGTCGGTTAGTGGATCGATTTGAACCGCTATTTACCACTGAAAAACACTTAGTGCCGAGCATGCGTCCAAAGGATCATAATGTGGTAGATTTTTATGTTTTTGGCGCTCTTCCGCTAGAGTTATATAAAGTGAACAGAGATGCTAAGTACTTAGATCTTGGTATGAAATACGCAGATGGTCAGTGGATCTTACCAGAAAATCCAAATCAAACGGAGAAAAAATGGCACGATGAGGGATACTCATGGCAGACACGGATTTGGATCGATGACATGTTTATGATAACGGCCGTCCAGGCGCAAGCTTATTTGACAACTGGGGACGAGAAATACATAGATCGAGCAGCGCGCGAGATGGTATTATATCTAGACCGTATACAGCGTGAGAATGGGCTGTTTTATCACGCCCCGGGGACCCCTTTTTTCTGGAGTAGAGGCAATGGGTGGATGGCTGTTGGGATGGCGGAGATGTTGAGAATGCTTCCGAAGAATAATCAATATCGACCAAGAATCGAAGCTGCATATGCCAAAATGATGGAGACTCTCTTGCGTTACCAAGCTTATGATGGCATGTGGGGGCAAATTATTGATGACCCGAATTCATGGAAAGAAACCTCGGGAACAGCTATGTTTACCTATGCTATGGTGACGGGTGTGAAGAACGGCTGGCTGGATAAAAAGATATATGGAGCTGCTGCACGCAAAGCTTGGCTTTCTTTGTTGACATATTTGAATGAGGATAACAATATTAGGAATGTGTGTGAAGGTACAGGGGCTAAGAATGATTATCAATATTATCTTGATCGGAAAAAACTAACGGGAGATCTACATGGTCAGGCAGCTCTTTTGTGGTGTGCATATGCCTTAGCGAGTGATAG